A region of Vigna radiata var. radiata cultivar VC1973A chromosome 10, Vradiata_ver6, whole genome shotgun sequence DNA encodes the following proteins:
- the LOC106774489 gene encoding PHD finger-like domain-containing protein 5B produces MAKHHPDLIMCRKQPGIAIGRLCEKCDGKCVICDSYVRPCTLVRVCDECNYGSFQGRCVICGGVGISDAYYCKECTQQEKDRDGCPKIVNLGSAKTDLFYERKKYGFKKR; encoded by the coding sequence ATGGCCAAGCATCATCCTGATTTGATTATGTGTCGAAAGCAGCCAGGGATTGCCATTGGGCGACTGTGTGAGAAATGTGATGGCAAGTGTGTGATCTGTGATTCTTACGTGCGTCCTTGTACACTTGTCCGCGTTTGTGATGAATGCAACTATGGATCGTTTCAGGGTCGATGTGTCATATGCGGAGGAGTAGGAATATCTGATGCCTACTACTGCAAGGAATGCACGCAACAGGAGAAAGATAGAGATGGTTGCCCTAAAATTGTTAATTTAGGGAGTGCCAAAACTGATTTATTTTATGAACGCAAAAAGTATGGTTTTAAGAAAAGATGA